The Desulfovibrio piger DNA segment CATCACGATCCCGGATGACCTCCAGGACCTGCTCCTCATCCAGCGGCATGTCAGGCAGCGTGCTGGCGTATTCCGTGGCGTTCTCCGCCGTGATCTGGCCAAAGGTGAACGCGCCGCTCAAATGGGCCCGGGCCACCAGGGAGACGTCGCCCGCCGCATACAGGCCGGGCACCGAGCTCTCGCCCTTCTCGTTGATGCGGATGCCCGTAAGGCCATGCCCGCCGCAAAGGTAACAGTCCGTGGGCCAGAGCTCGATCTCGCCGGTGCGGAAGTCGACACCGCGGCCCTTGAAGAACCGCTCCTGCACCGGTCGTTCGGTGGAGAACAGCAGGTCTTCCACTTCGCGAATCTTCTCTTCGCTCATGTGACGCATGTCGATGCGCATGGGACCGCGCTCGGCAAGGTGTTCCATGTGCATGAGGTGGATGCCGGGATGGTCTTCCTGGAACTCCTGGGCAAAGGCGTTGAGCAGGTGTGCGCCGCGGGTCAGGGTGATGTACAGGAGGGGCGCGTTGATGTCCTTGATGATGTAATAGACCAGCGTGTATTCGAAGCCGGAAAGCTCAGCACCGGCACGGTAGGCCATGACGTAGCCGTCACCGGTATTGCCCGGGAAGTCATAGACGCCGTACAGATAACCGTTGGCAGGCAGACCGAAACGGGCCGTGCCGCCGGAACAGAGGATGACGCTCTTGGCCTTGCAGACCACGATCTCTCCCGTACGGACGTTGATGCCCACAGCGCCGCTGATCCTGTCGCCGTCCTTCAAAAGACGTACGGTCATGATGCGGTTGTAGACCTCGGCGCCGTACTCATAGGCTTTTTTGGCCAGTATCGTCTTGAGCTCCGGCTCCTTCATGGTGATGCAGAACTTGCCCTTGGAGTGGATCTGCAGCTTGTCGAACTGCCCTTTCTCATCCACGGGGAAGCAGACCCCCCAGTCCATGAGCTCTTTCATGACGGCCCAGGTCCGTTTGGCCATGGCATAGTTGACGGGCTCGTCCATGATGCCCTGGCAGGCTTCCCTGTTGGTCTCCACATACAGCTCGGGGGTCTCTTCGGTCCCGGGCACAGCCACGATGTTCATGGCGTCCATGCCGCGGGCGATGCACCCGGAATACTGCATGTCTCCTTTTTCAAACACGACGACCCGCTGCCCGGGGTCCATCTGTTTGGCCCGTATAGCCGCCATCACGCCGGCGCTACCGCCGCCGACAATCAGCACATCTGCACTCAGGGTCATGTATGGCTGCATACATCGTCTCCTTTTTTGCCACATATGCTATGGTTCTATATAGCAGTTAAAAGACCAAAAAAAGGGAGCCGAGTCCCTTTTCCCAAAACGACATCACTTCCTGAATTCATGGAAGCGCATGAGCCCGAAGGGACAGGGCCGGATCAGACTGCGCCGGAACTCCACGATGCGATCCTCATAGGTCATGGAAAGCATGTTGGAGCGGATCATGGGGGTCCCTTCCTTCTCTTCCAGATAATGCGCCACATCCCGGGAGGCGCATTCCACCCCCAGCTGCTCACAGCTGCGCAATACGGGGAAATGGCAGTACTTTTCTATCAGCAGATACAGCGAAAGCTCTTCCATCTCTGCCGGAGAGATGTTCATGAGCCCTTCTCCGAACGGGAGCGGGATGTAGGACTCGCTCATGACGACGGGACAGAACGTCTCGCCGTCCTTCCCCAGGAACACACGGCTGACCTTGAGGAACTCCTGGATGTCCGGCGCCGGCGAAAAATCGCTGATGACGGGATCGGTCCGCGAGGCCTTGGCTATGGATATCGTCCTCACACGCAGCGAGGTATCCTGGTCCGTAAGGCTTTTGCGCAACCTGTAGTACTTTACGTTGTTCCTATCCAGGGTGTTCTCGGCCACGAAGGTGCCCTTGCCCTGGATCCGGCTCAGATAGCCCTTGTGGACCATGTTTTCCAGCGCCTTGCGGACAGTCCCGACGCTGATCCCCATGGTCGCGGCGATCTCGCGCTCGGAGGGCAGCTGCATGCCGGCCTTCCAGTCCTGGCAGATGATCTTGTCGATCAGGGTCTGCTGCAGACGGTAGTACATGGGCAGGGCCTCGGAATAACGGGGGGAGAGCTGCAAAGGTTGCATAACATCCTTCTTTAAAAGTTAAGTGCTATATAGCTCTATATCAAATTTGTCGTCAAGGCCAGAATTCCCTGAGACGGGCACCTCCCAGGGGCCCGAGGAGCATCTCTCGGGAATGCTGGCATAAAAAAATCATATATTCATGCATGTTAAACGGACACATCCCGCTTTTTCGGTATCAAAAAATTATGAAATCTTTTATAAAAAACAGGGGAGCCCCGTGTACGAAAGCTCCCCTGCCGTCAGTCACTACTTGCCGTGCTTGGCGTTCCACTGATCGGAATTGGGGAAGAACAGGGGCTGCCCGTACTTGTCCTTGCCGAAATCACGGATGATGGTCTGGGCTTCATCGCCCACCAGCCAGTCCGCGAACTTCAGGGCCGCATCCTTGTGGACCTGGGGAAATTTGTCGGGATTGACCCGGATGATGGCGATAAGGTTGAGCATGATGGGGTCGTTCTCCACCAGAGGCACGACCTTGACCGTATCCTTGAGGGTCAGCCAGGTGGCGCGGTCCATCAGGGTGTAGGCCTGCTTCTTGTCCGTATAGAGCGTCGTGGCCTTGTTGCCCTTGGCGCCGTCGGCATAGACCTCATACCAGGCACCAGCGGGCTGGATGCCGGCAGCCTGCCAGATATCCATTTCCTTGACATGGGTACCGGACTTGTCCCCGCGGGAGACGAAGGGCACACCGGCCTTGGCGATGGTGGCAAAGGCCTCGGCAGCGCTCTTCATGCCCTTGATGCCCGCCGGGTCACCGGCAGGGCCCAGGATGACGAAGTCATTGTACATGACATCGCGGCGATCCACACCGAAACCGGCAGCCACAAAGGCGTCCTCAAGCTTGCGGGCATGGACCATCACCAGGTCGAAGGTGCCGCTTTCCGCCTTTTTCAGGGTCTTGCCGGTCCCGGCTTTTTCCATGCTGATGGCGATACCGGTCTTTTTGCTGAAGGTATCGGCCAGCAGCGGCAGGATACCGGCATCCACCGGACCGATGGTGCTGGAGATCTTCAGGCTGTCCGCGGCCTGGACGGGGACGGACAAGGGGAACAGACACAGCAGGCAGACCAGGCTGGCCATACGGGAAAACTTCATGGTGCTTCCTCCAGATGAACTTGCAGCCGGGCGAGATGCCCGGCCTTACGTCGCTTCCGGCCACTGTGCCCCAAAAAAAACTTTCGGACAATACACAAGACCCATGGCGGCACACGTCCGGCCAGACATGGCGGTCATACAGGCCATTGCAGCCTGTTTTCCGCCTTGCCACGGCAGCATGAACGGCCGGTTTGCCCCGCAGGCGATACATTTATGCTCTTTTTTTGCCAGATCCTCTCTTCCGCTGTTCAGGCTACGACAAGTTGTTTATATTCAAAGTCGTTGCAGCCTTTTTCTTCTAAGGATGTTCCCATGCTCGACCCGCACGCTGAACTGCTCCGTATCAATGCCCGCATCAAGGAGATCCTGCTCCAGCACATGCCCCGCACGGGCACGTACCACAGCCCCGTGCCCGGACTGGTCACGCGCAGGCTCGAGACCTGCCACACCACCACGACCTGCCTCGGCAAGCCTTCGGCATCCATCATCGTGCAAGGAGAAAAGATCGCCATGCTGGGGGACCGGGAGATCCATTACGGGGAGGGCCAGTGCCTGGTCACGGGCATCGACATGCCCAACGCCTTCCGCGTCCTCCAGGCCTGCCATGACCACCCCTTCCTGGCCATGTCGCTGGAGCTGGACAGGAGCCTGACCGGCCAGATGGTCAAGGAACTGGCCGATGCCGTCCCGCCTGCGGCCCGCCCGGACAGCGGCGTCATCCTGGGCACGACCAGCCCCGAACTGCTGGATGCCTTCCTGCGTCTGGCCCGCCTGCTGGATACGCCGGAACGGATCCCCATCCTTGCGCCGCTGGTCATCCGCGAGATCCACTACCTGCTGCTCATCGGGCCGCAGGGCGCCGGGCTGCGTCAGCTCAATACCCACGGCACCCAGGCCAACAGCATCGCCCAGGCTACGGACTGGCTCCGCAAGAACTACCGCAAGCCCCTGCTGGTGAGCCAGCTGGCCCGCCAGGTCAACATGGGCACATCGACCTTCCACCGACATTTCAAGGAGGTCACGGGCATGAGCCCGCTGCAGTATCACAAGCGGCTGCGCCTGTACGAGGCCCAGCGTCTGATGCTGGCCGGCGAGATGGATGCGGGCAGCGCGGGGCTGGCTGTAGGCTACGAAAGCACGGCCCAGTTCAATCGTGAGTACAAGCGCCTCTTTGGCGAACCGCCCCTCCGCGATCTGAAAAGGATGCGCCGCCACGACGCCTGCCCCTCTGAAAACTCCCACTGAGCGCCGAAAAACGTATTGCAAGGCTCGGAGAAACTGCGTAAAAAAAATTCCTGCCTTTAACGGCAGGATTCAACGTTTTTTGCGCTATGCGCACACAGAGCACAGAGGAGTGCACCCATGTCTTACGCTCAACGAGTCATTGAAGGCCTGAAACAGAAGTACGCCAGCGAACCTGTCTTCCTCCAGGCCGTGGAAGAAGTGCTGATGACCCTCCAGCCCCTGCTGGACAAAGACGCCAAGTACGAAAAGTACAAGATCCTCGAGCGCATCACCGAGCCCGAACGCATCATCAGCTTCCGCGTGGAATGGGTGGACGACAAGGGTGAGATCCAGGTCAACCGCGGCTACCGCGTGCAGTACAACTCCGCCATCGGCCCCTACAAGGGCGGCCTGCGCTTCCATCCCAGCGTGAACCTGGGCATCCTCAAGTTCCTGGGCTTCGAACAGATCTTCAAGAACTCCCTGACCGGTCTGGCCATCGGCGGCGGCAAGGGCGGTTCCGACTTCGATCCCAAGGGCAAGTCCGAGACCGAAGTCATGCGCTTCTGCCAGGCCTTCATGACCGAGCTGCACCGTCACATCGGTGCCACCATCGACGTGCCCGCCGGTGACATCGGCGTGGGCGGCCGCGAAGTGGGCTACATGTTCGGCCAGTTCAAGCGCCTGACCCGCAGCTACGAAGGCGTGCTGACCGGCAAGAACCTGCTCTTCGGCGGTTCCCTGGCCCGTACGGAAGCCACCGGCTACGGTGCCGTGTATTTTGCCCAGAACATGCTGGAAGACCGCGGCGAAAGCCTGGAAGGCAAAGTCTGCGCCGTTTCCGGTGCCGGCAACGTGGCCACCTACTGCTGCGAAAAGCTGCTCCAGCTGGGCGCCAAGCCCGTCACCGTGTCCGACTCCCGCGGCATGATCTATGATCCCGAAGGCATCAAGGTCGACATGCTCAAGCAGGTGAAGGAAGTGGAACGCGCTTCCCTGACCCGTTACGCCGAACTGGTGCCCACCGCCAAGCACACCCCTGTGGCCGAATACCCCGAAGGCCGCAATGCCGTGTGGTCCGTGCCCTGCTTCGCCGCCTTCCCCTGCGCCACCCAGAACGAACTGAACCTGGCTGACGCCAAGGCCCTGCTGGCCAGCGGCTGCAAGTGCGTGGCCGAAGGCGCCAACATGCCCTCCACCCTGGAAGCCGTGCACGCCTTCCTGGAAGCCGGTATCGCCTACGGCCCGGCCAAGGCTGCCAACGCCGGCGGCGTGGCCACCAGCCAGCTGGAAATGCAGCAGAACGCCGGCATGCAGAGCTGGACCTTCGAGACCGTCGACGGCAAGCTGAAGGACATCATGGGCAACATCTACAAGAATGCTGCCGAGACCGCCAAGGAATTCGGCCAGCCCGGCAACCTGGTGCTGGGTGCCAACATCGCCGGCTTCCGCAAGGTGGCCGATGCCATGATCGCTCAGGGCGTCTGCTAACGCTCCCCTCCAAACAGCAATGAAAAAAGCCCGGCCATGCCGGGCTTTTTTCATTGCATCACACACAAAAACGCGTGCGCGGAAGGCCTGCTTACCAGTCTTCGTTATGGACACGTTCAGCGCGGAAGCGTTCCTGAGCCTTGAATTCCTGATCCGTATGTCCAAGCACGATCAGGCTCAGGGGACGGATGTTCTCCGGCATGTGGAAGATCTCGCGGAACGGCCGGGCCCTGTCCTCGATGGGATGCAGACCGCACCAGACCGTGCCGATGTTCAGGGCACGCGCCGCCAGCATGAAGTTCTGCGTGGCCGCCGAGCAATCCTGGACCCAGAACCCGGGGGTCTTCTCTTCGTTCAGATCGGCGCAGATGATGACGGCTGCGGCTGCGCCTGCCGCCATCTTGGCGTAGGGATGGACCTCCGCCACCTTGCGCAGCATCTCGCGGTCACGGATCACGACAAAATGCCAGAGCTGGCGGTTGTTGGCGCTGGGAGCGCACATGGCGGCCTCCAGCATGCGGTCCATATCTTCCTGGCTGACGGGTTCGTCGGTGAAGGAACGGATACTGCGCCGGGTCCTGATCGCTTCAAACAAGTCCATAGGTACTCCCTTGCGGCTTTGGCCGCCTTTTTTTATGATAGCTCCCCTGCAAACGGCATGCCCAACCGGTCCGGGACCGGCGCATGCCGTGCGGGTTCGCACCTGCCCCGGAGGTACAAATGCATTTTGAACTGCTCGATGAACTGGTCATCATTTTCCTGCTTTCCATCGTCGTCAACCTTGTATGCAACAAGATAAAGCTGACGGCAACCGTAGGATTTTTGCTGACCGGCGTATTGTGCGGGCCTTCCCTGCTGGGCATCGTGGACAGCCAGTCCATCAGCGATGTGGCGGAGCTGGGCGTGGCCATGCTGCTGTTCACCATCGGTATGGAGCTGTCCGGCGAGGCCCTGAGCCGTCTGAAACGCCCCGTGTTCCTGGGGGGCAGCCTGCAGATCGGCCTGACGGTGCTGGCCATAGCCGGCCTCACCGCCCTTCTGGACGGGACAAGCCTGCCCAGCGGTATTTTCTGGGGCTGTCTCGTGGCCCTGTCCTCTTCGGCCATCGTCTTGCAGATTTTTCAGCAGAAAGGCCTTACCAGCACGCCGACGGGGCGTCTTTCTCTGGCCATCCTTGTTTTTCAGGACATCATGGTCGCGCCCATGATGCTCTGTGTGCCCCTGCTGTCCGGGCAGTTCCATATGGCGCCCCTGGACATGCTGCTGTCGGTGCTGAAGGTGGGCGGCATCCTCGGGGCCGTGCTGCTGGCCGCGCATCTGGGCCTCAACCGCTTCATGGAAGCGGTCATGCGCACCCGCTCGCGCGAGCTGCTCTTCCTCTCGACCCTGGGCACCTGTTTCGGCATGGCACTGCTGACCCACAGCCTGGGCCTTTCCCTTTCGCTGGGCGCTTTTTTGGCGGGCCTGATGCTGGCCCGTTCCCAGTACAGCATGAGCGTCATCTCGGGCATCATGCCCTACCGTGACGTTTTCATGAGCCTGTTCTTCATCTCCGTGGGCATGATGCTGGATCTCTCCTTCTTCCTCCAGCACATCTGGGCCATCCTGTTCAACACCCTGCTGTTCATCCTGATCAAGAGCCTGCTGACCATGCCCGCCGTCCTGGTGCAGGGCTACCCGCTGCGTACGGCCATCCAGACCTCCCTCTGCCTCGCGCAGGTCGGTGAATTCTCCTTCGTGCTGGCCGCCTCCGGTCTGGCCGCCGGTCTGCTCAACGACATCGGCTACCAGTCCTTCCTGGCCCTGAGCGTCATCACCATGATGCTCACGCCCTTCCTCATCAATCTGGCCCCCCGCGCCGCCGCCCTGCTGACCAGGGGACGCGGCAAGGAAGCCTCCAGCCCGGAAGCAGAACAGCAGAAGGCCAGCACCCTCAAGGATCATCTCATCATCGTGGGCTTCGGCATCAGCGGCAAACACCTGGCCCAGGTGGCCAAGGAATCCGGCATCCCCTACACCATCCTGGAGATGAACCCCGAGACCGTGAGCCGCTACAAGAACAAGGAGCCCATCTCGCACGGGGACGCCTCCCAGCCTGTCATCCTTGAGCATCTGGGCGTCTACACGGCCCGTGTCCTGGCCATCATCATCTCCGACCCGGCGGCCGTGCGCGCCATCACCCTGGAGGCCCGGCGCATGAACCCCGACCTCTACATCGTGGCCCGCACCCGCTTCATCACCGAGGTCGCCCCGCTGCGCCGTCTGGGAGCCAATGTGGTCATCGCCGAGGAATTCGAGACCTCCATCGAGGTGTTCAACCAGGTGCTGACCCAGTATCTGGTGCCCCGTCAGGATATCGACGCCTTCTCCGCCCGTCTGCGCCAGCAGAATTACCGCATGATCCGGCGCATGAGCAGTGCTGCGGACAGTCTGGAAAGCGTTGCCAGCCGTCTGCCCGAAATGGGAGTGCAGACCATGCGGCTGGAGGCAGGTTCCCCCCTGTGCGGCCTCAGCCTTGCCCAGAGCAACCTGCGCCGGGAATACGCCGTGACCGTGGTGGCCGTGGCCCGCAGCGAACAGGAGGTAGTGGCCTCCCCGCCTGCCGACTTCGTCATGGAAGCCGGGGATCTGCTCTACCTGTTCGGCAAAACGGACAAGCTCTTTGCCGTCAAGCCGGTCATTTGTGCCGCTCCTGCGACACCTGCAACAGCGACCGCCCAGGAGGCCCACCAGGCCTGATATCGCGACAGGGCGCAAGTTTTCATCAAGCCGGAGCCCAGGCTTGCACTTGCCCCTGTCAGCCCGTATAGTCGTCTTCCCCCGTCGGCTATGTCGGGGCAATCCCTTATGGAGGCAAGGATGCTTTCGTTTACCGCCATCCGGGACGTACTCCAGCGATCCCGCAGCATCGCCATCGTAGGCGCCAAGGACAAAGCCGGGCAGCCCGTGGACAGAGTGGGCCGCTATCTGCTGGACAAGGGCTATACCATCTTTCCGGTGCACCCTGTCCGCAAGACCGTCTGGGGCCTGACGGCCTATCCCGATCTGGCGTCCCTGCCCCAGCCGGTGGACATCATCGACCTTTTCCGTGCTCCCCAGTACTGTCCCGCCCATGCGCAGGAAGTGCGGGCCCTGCCCTGGAAGCCCCTCTGCTTCTGGATGCAGGAGGGCATCTGCTCCGCCGAGGCGCGTGCCCTGCTGGAGCCTGAACAGATCCTGGTGGTGGAGGATCTCTGCCTCATGGTCGAACACGCCCGCCTGCTCACTTTGCAAAAATAATCCTGAGGATATCGAAATGAGCCAAGAAACCCAGGCCTTTTCCTGTAAGATGTGCGGCCATTGCTGCAAGGGGAAAGGCGGTATCGTCGTCAGCCCCTCCGACCTGAAGCGGCTCTGCGCCACTCTCCGTATGGAAGAGGAAGAGGTGATACGCCAGTTTGGGGAATATGTGGGGACCAAACTCAAGATCCGCGTGGGCGAAGACGGCTACTGCATCTTCTTCCGGGAAGGCAAAGGCTGCATCGTCCATGAAGGCAAGCCTTCCATCTGCAAAGCCTGGCCTTTTTTCCGGGGCAATATAGAAGACCCCGTCAGCCTGCATCTGGCCAAGGATTTTTGTCCCGGCATCCCCAAAGAGATCAGCCATGCCGACTTTGCCGCCCAGGGCAAACGCTATCTGCAGGAAAACGGCCTGCTGGCCAGTGACCGCAGCTGCGAGGCCAATGCCCTGATCCTGGATAAATAGGTTGCCTGAACATCGAGAAAAAAACAGCCCGGAAGATGATCTTCCGGGCTGTTTTTCATGATCCGGTCCTCGGTCCGGCGGCTTTTGCCGCATCCAGATCCGCCTGCAGGCGTTCTGCCTGCAAATGACGCACACGGCGCAAAAAATCTTCACGATATGTCGCAGACTGCCCCGGAGATGTTTCCCCCTCGCGGAGACGCCGCTCGATGGCGGATCGCCGTGCCTCCGGGACATGCTCCAGCAGGGCCGCACGCACGGCAGGCCCGCAGGTGTCCAAGACCCCGACCAGAGCTTCACCGGACGTTTCCTCCAGTGCCTCTTCCAGCAGACCGTCCTCCAGTTTCAAACAGTCTTCAGGACAGTGAACCATCCTGCCCAGCAGCGACGGCAGGCGGGAGTGGTGCCGTTCCAGATCGGCCAGCAGCTCCCTGGCCGCATCCTTGCCCGCAGCCGCCACGATCTCCGCTGCCACCTGCAGGCCGGGACGCCAGTCCTGCACGGATCTTTCCGCAGCCTGCCGGGCAAGCACACTGTCCACCTCATCCAGGATGTCCGCATCCACCGGGGCCAGCCCGCCGATATGCTCCAGCAGCAGTGAGCGCATCTCCGTCGGCAGGCGCATGAGCAGGCCCGCCGCCTGGGAAGCGGAAAGATGGCCAAGGACCAGCGCCAGCGTCTGGGGATGTTCCTGCCGCAGCAGCTGATAGAGCTGCCCCGGGCGCATCCGCTCCAGAGCTTCGAACGGCCGTGCCGACTCCGCCGGGCCCCAGGCGCGCATGGTCTCCCGCGCCTCGCGCTCGCCAAGACAGTGCGCCAGCAGGCGACCGGCCAGGGCCCTGTCCGCACAGATGCCGTCGGCCTGCGTCTCAAGAAATATCCGGGCCTCCCGCAAGATGGCCCGCACTTCGCTTTCGGGGACGTGCGGCAGGCTGGCCATGGCTTCCGTTATCCGGGCAACTTCCTGCCGTTGCATGCGGCCCAGCATGTCCGTAGCCACGTCTTCACCCATGGCCAGAAGGAAGACCGCACACCGCTGGCTGCCTGTCAGTTGCATGACTCCCGCCCTCCTGCTGCCCCTTCCGGCGTTGTGTCTTCCTGTGTCAGCCAGTGCCGCAGCAGGGCCACCCCCTGCCCGGGATGCTCGCGCAAAGAGGTTTCCAGCTGCCGGCGCAGACTCTCGGCATCCTCTGCCGCTTTGCTGTCCCTTTCTGCCTCACAAGGCAGTTTTTCCTCAAAACGGACTTCGGGATCGGCAGATGGGCCAGAGGCCCGACGACGTGCCCGGAAGAATGCAGCCATACCGGCCAGAGCCAGCACGGCAAAGGTGAGGGCCAGCCCCCGCAGGGCAGCCGCATTCCGCCTAGCAGGCAGGAAACAGATCCGCAGGGCATCGCCCCTCCCCTCTTCCAGCGCACAGGCCTGCCCCAGCAGGCTCTCAAGATGCGGGCGCACTGTTTCCGGGACGGCATTTTCTTCCAGCAATACCGAGATGGTACGACGTCCCGTTGTCCGGCCTTTGTCTGCCCCATCCAGACTGACAAGGACTTCTGCCCTGCCGTTGCCATCCAGCAGTGGTCGCAAGACCCGCAGGGCCTGCCGCTCAAGCGCCACTTCCTGTTCCCGGCGGGCCGTCTCGTCTGTCTCATGATCAGGATACAGGCGCCGTCCTTCCGTATCGAAGACGAGGACATGGCGTTTGTCCGGGGCATCCGGTATCAGGGCCAGGGTATCCAGCATCCTGTCCAGAGCTGCGGCATCCGGCATGGCTTCCTGTCGCGCGGGCTCCAGGACGATGACCGCCCCGGACTGCCAGCTTTGGGGAGCCAGTTGCACCCGCGCCTGACGGATGC contains these protein-coding regions:
- a CDS encoding nitroreductase family protein, with protein sequence MDLFEAIRTRRSIRSFTDEPVSQEDMDRMLEAAMCAPSANNRQLWHFVVIRDREMLRKVAEVHPYAKMAAGAAAAVIICADLNEEKTPGFWVQDCSAATQNFMLAARALNIGTVWCGLHPIEDRARPFREIFHMPENIRPLSLIVLGHTDQEFKAQERFRAERVHNEDW
- a CDS encoding cation:proton antiporter domain-containing protein → MHFELLDELVIIFLLSIVVNLVCNKIKLTATVGFLLTGVLCGPSLLGIVDSQSISDVAELGVAMLLFTIGMELSGEALSRLKRPVFLGGSLQIGLTVLAIAGLTALLDGTSLPSGIFWGCLVALSSSAIVLQIFQQKGLTSTPTGRLSLAILVFQDIMVAPMMLCVPLLSGQFHMAPLDMLLSVLKVGGILGAVLLAAHLGLNRFMEAVMRTRSRELLFLSTLGTCFGMALLTHSLGLSLSLGAFLAGLMLARSQYSMSVISGIMPYRDVFMSLFFISVGMMLDLSFFLQHIWAILFNTLLFILIKSLLTMPAVLVQGYPLRTAIQTSLCLAQVGEFSFVLAASGLAAGLLNDIGYQSFLALSVITMMLTPFLINLAPRAAALLTRGRGKEASSPEAEQQKASTLKDHLIIVGFGISGKHLAQVAKESGIPYTILEMNPETVSRYKNKEPISHGDASQPVILEHLGVYTARVLAIIISDPAAVRAITLEARRMNPDLYIVARTRFITEVAPLRRLGANVVIAEEFETSIEVFNQVLTQYLVPRQDIDAFSARLRQQNYRMIRRMSSAADSLESVASRLPEMGVQTMRLEAGSPLCGLSLAQSNLRREYAVTVVAVARSEQEVVASPPADFVMEAGDLLYLFGKTDKLFAVKPVICAAPATPATATAQEAHQA
- a CDS encoding substrate-binding domain-containing protein — translated: MKFSRMASLVCLLCLFPLSVPVQAADSLKISSTIGPVDAGILPLLADTFSKKTGIAISMEKAGTGKTLKKAESGTFDLVMVHARKLEDAFVAAGFGVDRRDVMYNDFVILGPAGDPAGIKGMKSAAEAFATIAKAGVPFVSRGDKSGTHVKEMDIWQAAGIQPAGAWYEVYADGAKGNKATTLYTDKKQAYTLMDRATWLTLKDTVKVVPLVENDPIMLNLIAIIRVNPDKFPQVHKDAALKFADWLVGDEAQTIIRDFGKDKYGQPLFFPNSDQWNAKHGK
- a CDS encoding YkgJ family cysteine cluster protein — encoded protein: MSQETQAFSCKMCGHCCKGKGGIVVSPSDLKRLCATLRMEEEEVIRQFGEYVGTKLKIRVGEDGYCIFFREGKGCIVHEGKPSICKAWPFFRGNIEDPVSLHLAKDFCPGIPKEISHADFAAQGKRYLQENGLLASDRSCEANALILDK
- a CDS encoding GntR family transcriptional regulator; the protein is MQPLQLSPRYSEALPMYYRLQQTLIDKIICQDWKAGMQLPSEREIAATMGISVGTVRKALENMVHKGYLSRIQGKGTFVAENTLDRNNVKYYRLRKSLTDQDTSLRVRTISIAKASRTDPVISDFSPAPDIQEFLKVSRVFLGKDGETFCPVVMSESYIPLPFGEGLMNISPAEMEELSLYLLIEKYCHFPVLRSCEQLGVECASRDVAHYLEEKEGTPMIRSNMLSMTYEDRIVEFRRSLIRPCPFGLMRFHEFRK
- a CDS encoding AraC family transcriptional regulator encodes the protein MLDPHAELLRINARIKEILLQHMPRTGTYHSPVPGLVTRRLETCHTTTTCLGKPSASIIVQGEKIAMLGDREIHYGEGQCLVTGIDMPNAFRVLQACHDHPFLAMSLELDRSLTGQMVKELADAVPPAARPDSGVILGTTSPELLDAFLRLARLLDTPERIPILAPLVIREIHYLLLIGPQGAGLRQLNTHGTQANSIAQATDWLRKNYRKPLLVSQLARQVNMGTSTFHRHFKEVTGMSPLQYHKRLRLYEAQRLMLAGEMDAGSAGLAVGYESTAQFNREYKRLFGEPPLRDLKRMRRHDACPSENSH
- a CDS encoding FAD-binding protein, with the translated sequence MQPYMTLSADVLIVGGGSAGVMAAIRAKQMDPGQRVVVFEKGDMQYSGCIARGMDAMNIVAVPGTEETPELYVETNREACQGIMDEPVNYAMAKRTWAVMKELMDWGVCFPVDEKGQFDKLQIHSKGKFCITMKEPELKTILAKKAYEYGAEVYNRIMTVRLLKDGDRISGAVGINVRTGEIVVCKAKSVILCSGGTARFGLPANGYLYGVYDFPGNTGDGYVMAYRAGAELSGFEYTLVYYIIKDINAPLLYITLTRGAHLLNAFAQEFQEDHPGIHLMHMEHLAERGPMRIDMRHMSEEKIREVEDLLFSTERPVQERFFKGRGVDFRTGEIELWPTDCYLCGGHGLTGIRINEKGESSVPGLYAAGDVSLVARAHLSGAFTFGQITAENATEYASTLPDMPLDEEQVLEVIRDRDAKLAQADGKIPIEEFEYKVRRLINDYIRPPKNEYKLDRALWWMDRFKKELRTDVRIANKHDLFKAYEVENIIHCAAMSALASKERKESRWGLWHMRSDYPMKDDEHWMKHIVLKQGDSFDDIRISYAPIIKM
- a CDS encoding CoA-binding protein, which translates into the protein MLSFTAIRDVLQRSRSIAIVGAKDKAGQPVDRVGRYLLDKGYTIFPVHPVRKTVWGLTAYPDLASLPQPVDIIDLFRAPQYCPAHAQEVRALPWKPLCFWMQEGICSAEARALLEPEQILVVEDLCLMVEHARLLTLQK
- the gdhA gene encoding NADP-specific glutamate dehydrogenase, which produces MSYAQRVIEGLKQKYASEPVFLQAVEEVLMTLQPLLDKDAKYEKYKILERITEPERIISFRVEWVDDKGEIQVNRGYRVQYNSAIGPYKGGLRFHPSVNLGILKFLGFEQIFKNSLTGLAIGGGKGGSDFDPKGKSETEVMRFCQAFMTELHRHIGATIDVPAGDIGVGGREVGYMFGQFKRLTRSYEGVLTGKNLLFGGSLARTEATGYGAVYFAQNMLEDRGESLEGKVCAVSGAGNVATYCCEKLLQLGAKPVTVSDSRGMIYDPEGIKVDMLKQVKEVERASLTRYAELVPTAKHTPVAEYPEGRNAVWSVPCFAAFPCATQNELNLADAKALLASGCKCVAEGANMPSTLEAVHAFLEAGIAYGPAKAANAGGVATSQLEMQQNAGMQSWTFETVDGKLKDIMGNIYKNAAETAKEFGQPGNLVLGANIAGFRKVADAMIAQGVC